A window of Struthio camelus isolate bStrCam1 chromosome 15, bStrCam1.hap1, whole genome shotgun sequence contains these coding sequences:
- the LOC138061115 gene encoding basic proline-rich protein-like: MARLSVREHLEGILSDFEALKKSFEVEDAAETPRSPPRSPGGAVRAPVAASPAPRSRLGSSLSFNRGTAGPGLKKVSSHGSVFPAEAERPGRLAAATARGSLPALDLHIAEEPGAPAGPPGTRGPPSPPGTAAREPSSSSSSPAGQQPPRLPKFPASLEGSPEGWDRAPEAAGRALPGTPLRLGPGASPARQPPRPPRHDEPAPAAPSPPPPAPRAAPFKLVSQPQTVQVSSQPAFLGGLVLVPAAPREPAPRRPKPPGARPPPADGPSSETPRGPAPQHGSRDAGAH; encoded by the exons CGCTCAAGAAGTCGTTCGAGGTGGAGGATGCAGCCGAGacgccccgctcgcccccgcgtAGCCCCGGGGGGGCCGTTCGGGCCCCCgtcgccgccagccccgcgccccgcaGCCGGCTCGGCAGCAGCCTCTCCTTCAACAGaggcaccgccggccccggcctgAAGAAGGTCTCGTCCCACGGCAGCGTCTTCCCCGCCGaggcggagcggcccggccggctggccgccgccaccgcccgcgGCTCGCTCCCGGCGCTGGACCTGCACATCGCCGAggagccgggcgccccggccggaCCCCCCGGCACGCGCGGCCCCCCCTCGCCGCCGGGCACGGCCGCCCgcgagccttcctcctcctcatcctcgcCGGCgggccagcagcccccgcggctgCCCAAATTCCCGGCGAGCCTGGAGGGCTCCCCCGAGGGCTGGGACCGGGCGCCcgaggcggccggccgggcgctcCCCGGGACGCCGctccggctcggccccggcgccagcccggcccgccagccgccgcggccgccccgccacGACGAGCCGGCTCCGGCcgccccttcgccgccgccgccggccccgcgagcCGCCCCCTTCAAGCTGGTGTCGCAGCCGCAGACGGTGCAAGTGAGCTCCCAGCCCGCCTTCCTcggggggctggtgctggtgccggCGGCGCCCCGagagcccgcgccgcgccggccgaagccccccggcgcccgcccgcctcccgcaGACGGCCCGTCGTCGGAGACGCCGCGCGGCCCGGCGCCCCAGCACG GCAGCCGCGACGCTGGGGCGCATTAA
- the LOC138061084 gene encoding cytoplasmic phosphatidylinositol transfer protein 1-like — MLVKEYRICMPLTTEEYRVGQLYTISKHSHQESEKGEGVEVVKNEPHEDPVHGAGQFTEKRVHLSSKLPGWARAVTPRIFYITEKAWNYYPYTITEYTCSFLPKFSIYIETKYEDNCGDSENIFRSDKILGDHEVSFLDIAFDEIPERYYRSLEDPRFFSSAKTGRGPLREGWRQHTQPIMCSYKLVTVKFEVWGLQSRVEQFVHKVIRDILLIGHRQAFAWVDEWCGMTMEEVRRYERETQEATNELVGLVAPAISVSEVGQPAAPRSAPASAPSTPLTDDAPDFLAAPKTRPRKKSAPETLTLPALRERATAE, encoded by the exons atgcTCGTCAAGGAGTACCGCATCTGCATGCCGCTCACCACCGAGGAG TACCGCGTGGGGCAGCTGTACACCATCAGCAAGCACAGCCACCAGGAGAGCGAGAAAGGCGAGGGCGTGGAGGTGGTGAAGAACGAGCCCCACGAGGACCCCGTGCACGGCGCCGGGCAGTTCACCGAGAAACGCGTCCACCTCTCCAG CAAGCTGCCCGGCTGGGCCCGGGCCGTGACCCCCCGCATCTTCTACATCACGGAGAAGGCCTGGAACTACTACCCCTACACCATCACCG agTACACG TGCTCCTTCCTGCCCAAGTTCTCCATCTACATTGAGACCAAGTATGAGGACAACTGCGGGGACAGCGAGAAC ATCTTCCGCAGCGACAAAATCCTGGGCGACCACGAAGTCTCCTTCCTGGACATCGCCTTCGATGAGATCCCCGAGCGTTACTACCGCAGCCTGGAG GACCCGCGGTTCTTCAGCTCGGCGAAGACGGGCCGGGGGCCGCTGCGGGAAGGCTGGCGCCAGCACACCCAGCCCATCATGTGCTCCTACAAGCTGGTGACGGTCAAGTTCGAGGTGTGGGGGCTGCAGAGCCGCGTGGAGCAGTTCGTGCACAAG GTGATCCGGGACATCCTGCTGATAGGACACCGGCAGGCCTTCGCTTGGGTGGACGAGTGGTGCG GCATGACCATGGAGGAGGTGCGGCGCTACGAGCGCGAGACGCAGGAGGCCACCAACGAGCTCGTCGGCCTGGTGGCGCCCGCCATCTCGGTGAGCGAGGTGGGgcagccggcggccccccgcTCGGCCCCCGCCAGCGCCCCCTCCACCCCGCTCACCGACGACGCCCCCGACTTCCTCGCCGCCCCCAAGACGCGGCCCCGCAAGAAGTCGGCGCCGGAGACCCTGACGCTGCCGGCGCTGCGGGAACGCGCCACCGCCGAGTGA
- the LOC138061083 gene encoding septin-12-like: protein MEPPAAAPGELPPAAKPEQGGRELFGYVGIEAVLDQMKIKTMKTGFEFNIMVVGQSGLGKSTMVNTLFKSKVSRKATQPGHEERVPKTVQLHSVTHVIEEKGVKMKLTVTDTPGFGDQINNENCWDPIIKYINEQYERYLREEILITRKRKIPDTRVHGCVYFVPPTGHWLRPLDLEFMRRLSKIVNVVPVIAKADTLTLEERAEFKQRIQKDLKAHAISVYPQEDFDEDPDDRSLNDRIREKIPFAVVGADQEHQVNGKRVLGRKTKWGIIEVENPVHCEFPMLRDLLIRSHLQDLKDITHNVHYESYRVRRLNESNRLALSPVNGLLGKDEDESNL, encoded by the exons ATggagccgccggcggcagcgcccggggaGCTGCCCCCCGCCGCTAAGCCCGAGCAGGGGGGCCGCGAGCTCTTCGGCTACGTGGGCATCGAGGCCGTGCTCGACCAGATGAAAATCAAGACCATGAAGACGGGCTTCGAGTTCAACATCATGGTCGTAG GGCAGAGCGGCCTGGGCAAGTCCACCATGGTGAACACCCTCTTCAAGTCCAAGGTGAGCCGCAAAGCCACGCAGCCCGGCCACGAGGAGCGCGTCCCCAAGACGGTGCAGCTGCACTCCGTCACCCACG TCATCGAGGAGAAGGGCGTGAAGATGAAGCTGACGGTGACAGACACGCCGGGGTTCGGCGATCAGATCAACAACGAGAACTG cTGGGACCCCATCATCAAATACATCAACGAGCAGTACGAGCGGTACCTGCGCGAGGAGATCCTCATCACCCGCAAGAGGAAGATCCCGGACACCCGGGTGCACGGCTGCGTGTACTTCGTCCCCCCCACGGGCCACTG GCTGCGGCCCCTCGACCTGGAGTTCATGCGGCGGCTCAGCAAGATCGTCAACGTGGTGCCCGTGATCGCCAAGGCCGACACGCTCACCCTGGAGGAGCGGGCCGAGTTCAAGCAACGG ATCCAGAAGGACCTGAAGGCCCACGCCATCAGCGTGTACCCGCAGGAGGACTTCGACGAGGACCCGGATGACAGGTCCCTGAACGACAGGATTCGG GAGAAGATCCCGTTCGCCGTGGTGGGGGCAGACCAGGAGCACCAGGTGAACGGCAAGCGGGTGCTGGGCCGCAAGACCAAGTGGGGCATCATCGAAG TGGAGAACCCAGTGCACTGCGAGTTCCCCATGCTGCGGGACCTGCTCATCCG gTCCCACCTGCAGGATCTCAAGGACATCACCCACAACGTGCACTACGAGAGCTACCGCGTGCGGCGGCTGAACGAGAGCAACCGCCTGGCGCTGAGCCCCGTCAACGGGCTGCTGGGCAAGGACGAGGACGAGAGCAACCTCTga
- the LOC104149520 gene encoding myeloid-associated differentiation marker, with protein sequence MRVNLRALTSWVGIARLFAIVLSCVAFSLVASTEDFQGAYGTWCMFTWCFCFAVTVLIVLLELLELYPRLPLSWDDFTSAFSMLAALMIFTTSVVFPSTFISSPCSSDKCVRQAAATAISCLCFLAYALEVGLTRAKPGDISSFLSTVPGLLKVFEAYVACLIFSLLEDVSSKPGLQWCVAVYAICFVITFLIIIFTIGRCLAYMPFPLEKMLVGYNALALVMYLTATVLWPLYSFKNVSRPNPCNANCWWNKRLGVTFLTIFNLLAYLVDLVYSTKMVFVTVPT encoded by the coding sequence ATGAGGGTGAACCTGCGGGCCCTGACCTCCTGGGTGGGCATCGCCCGGCTCTTTGCCATCGTGCTGTCCTGCGTCGCCTTCAGCTTGGTGGCCTCCACCGAGGATTTCCAAGGGGCCTACGGGACGTGGTGCATGTTCACCTGGTGCTTCTGCTTCGCCGTGACCGTGCTGatcgtcctgctggagctgctggagctgtacCCCAGGCTGCCCCTCTCCTGGGACGACTTCACCTCGGCTTTCTCCATGCTGGCTGCGCTGATGATCTTCACCACCTCCGTGGTGTTTCCCTCCACCTTCAtctccagcccctgcagctccgacAAGTGCGTACGCCAGGCTGCGGCCACGGCCATATCCTGCCTCTGCTTCCTCGCCTATGCCCTGGAGGTGGGGCTCACGCGTGCCAAGCCGGGTGAcatcagcagcttcctctccaccgtGCCGGGGCTCCTCAAGGTGTTTGAAGCCTATGTGGCCTGTCTTATCTTCTCCTTGCTGGAGGATGTCAGCTCCAAACCTGGCCTGCAGTGGTGCGTGGCCGTCTACGCCATCTGCTTCGTCATCACCTTCCTCATCATCATCTTCACCATCGGCCGGTGCCTCGCTTACATGCCTTTCCCCCTGGAGAAGATGCTGGTGGGCTACAACGCCCTGGCCCTGGTGATGTACCTCACGGCCACCGTCCTCTGGCCCCTGTACAGCTTCAAAAACGTGAGCCGGCCCAACCCCTGCAACGCAAACTGCTGGTGGAACAAGCGCCTGGGAGTTACCTTCCTCACCATCTTCAACCTCCTCGCCTACCTTGTGGACCTGGTGTACTCTACCAAGATGGTCTTCGTGACAGTGCCTACCTAA